The Aurantiacibacter arachoides genome window below encodes:
- a CDS encoding DUF2868 domain-containing protein, with the protein MTEDEARAVELVRAIELEDRDRTLFTAEDRSQADARARAAAGDPGSKTARERLLATRAQFAAARLTTRHPGMERLLAKSRWPGWLGVGLPLLGLVLGVLANEFGTDQRLDLLAVPLLGTVAWNLLVYLWLALSAITGKRHAAAPVLELAAEITGRRKGDFENGTALQRAADGFRRRWAELTARLSAARLARTLHLGAALFAAGLIGGIYARALVIEYRAGWESTFLGPEAVHALLLAVLGPASALSGVPVPPVEEIAAMRWRGDDLSGVNAGPWIHLYTLTVGALVVLPRLALAAFEGAGAMRLARTLPVAGRGDFYVRRLLRSAGGHPGRARVTPYAYRPGEETERRLRSALTAALGDGAAVTFDTPVDYGAEEAWLARHDKAGGGDPEEDYHLLLFTLSATPEAENHGEIARRIAAEIARVRPGTVLAAVVDEAPFRAHFAGQAGLDQRIATRLAAWRDVLGPAGIAPIGLDLSRSDELAVSGALAERLEAALLRDGDLAA; encoded by the coding sequence ATGACAGAGGACGAAGCCCGCGCCGTGGAGCTGGTGCGGGCGATCGAGCTGGAAGACCGCGACCGCACCCTGTTCACGGCAGAAGACCGCTCTCAGGCCGACGCCCGTGCCCGCGCCGCTGCCGGCGATCCCGGATCGAAGACCGCGCGCGAGCGGCTGCTGGCAACCCGTGCGCAGTTCGCCGCCGCCCGTCTCACTACCCGCCACCCGGGCATGGAACGCCTGCTGGCGAAAAGCCGCTGGCCCGGCTGGCTGGGCGTCGGCCTGCCTCTGCTGGGGCTGGTGCTGGGTGTCCTCGCCAATGAATTCGGCACCGATCAGCGGCTCGACCTGCTGGCGGTGCCGCTGCTGGGCACCGTGGCGTGGAACTTGCTCGTCTACCTGTGGCTGGCGCTCAGCGCGATCACCGGCAAGCGCCACGCCGCCGCCCCCGTGCTGGAACTCGCGGCCGAGATCACCGGGCGCAGGAAGGGCGACTTCGAGAATGGCACCGCGTTGCAGCGCGCCGCCGACGGGTTCCGCCGTCGCTGGGCAGAGCTGACCGCGAGGCTATCCGCCGCCCGGCTGGCGCGCACCCTGCACTTGGGGGCCGCGCTGTTCGCCGCGGGGCTGATCGGCGGCATCTACGCCCGCGCGCTGGTGATCGAATACCGCGCCGGGTGGGAAAGCACCTTCCTCGGCCCGGAGGCGGTCCACGCGTTGCTGCTGGCCGTGCTCGGGCCGGCCAGCGCGCTGAGCGGCGTGCCCGTGCCGCCGGTGGAGGAAATCGCCGCGATGCGCTGGCGGGGTGACGATCTTTCCGGCGTTAATGCCGGGCCGTGGATACATCTCTATACCCTCACCGTCGGCGCGCTGGTGGTATTGCCACGCCTCGCGCTCGCTGCGTTCGAAGGCGCAGGGGCAATGCGGCTGGCCCGCACCCTGCCGGTGGCCGGGCGCGGGGATTTCTACGTCCGCCGCCTGCTCAGGAGCGCGGGTGGCCATCCGGGCCGGGCGCGGGTCACGCCCTATGCCTACCGTCCGGGCGAGGAAACCGAGCGCCGCCTGCGATCGGCGCTTACCGCCGCGCTGGGGGACGGGGCCGCCGTCACCTTCGATACGCCGGTCGACTACGGTGCGGAGGAGGCCTGGCTGGCCCGCCATGACAAGGCAGGCGGCGGCGATCCGGAGGAGGATTATCACCTGCTGCTGTTCACGCTGTCGGCCACGCCCGAGGCGGAGAACCACGGCGAGATTGCCCGCCGCATCGCTGCGGAAATCGCCCGCGTCCGCCCCGGCACCGTGCTGGCCGCCGTGGTGGACGAGGCACCGTTCCGCGCCCATTTTGCCGGGCAGGCGGGGCTGGATCAGCGCATCGCCACCCGGCTTGCCGCCTGGCGCGACGTGCTTGGCCCGGCGGGTATCGCGCCCATTGGGCTCGACCTGTCGCGCAGCGACGAACTGGCAGTGAGCGGTGCGCTGGCCGAGCGGCTGGAAGCGGCCTTGCTGCGTGACGGAGACCTGGCGGCATGA
- a CDS encoding DUF2793 domain-containing protein: MVSAQAQKEFTINEALARLDTLIHPAIEGEADAPPASPADGETWLVGAAPTGEWAGHAGHLAGRQAGNWVFATPRTGMLAFDKAAGQVARYDDGWHRAQGVALPTGGAVADLEARAAIEGLAAALIAAGIVAG; this comes from the coding sequence ATGGTCAGTGCACAGGCCCAGAAGGAATTCACGATCAACGAGGCGCTGGCCCGACTGGATACATTGATCCATCCCGCTATCGAGGGCGAGGCAGATGCGCCGCCCGCCTCTCCAGCCGATGGCGAGACATGGCTGGTGGGAGCCGCGCCCACGGGCGAGTGGGCGGGCCACGCGGGCCATCTTGCCGGCAGACAGGCAGGCAACTGGGTGTTTGCGACCCCGCGAACCGGTATGCTCGCGTTCGACAAGGCGGCGGGGCAAGTCGCTCGCTACGACGATGGCTGGCATCGCGCGCAGGGGGTTGCCCTGCCCACGGGCGGAGCGGTCGCTGATCTGGAAGCCCGTGCCGCGATCGAGGGGCTGGCCGCTGCGCTGATCGCCGCAGGAATTGTCGCCGGTTGA
- a CDS encoding YqaA family protein, giving the protein MGLIRGLYDWTMAKSAHPHAQWWLGFIAFIESSFFPIPPHPLLGLMCLAEPRKALRFAFICTAFSVLGGLFGYAIGYFLYDAVGAWLLGALGLTDSFAPAACYLREHDWEVIVVAGTTPVPFKLLTITAGFIHMNLTTFILASIAGRGLIFMTVGVLFRVFGAPIKRFIDKYLGTLTAVFVVLVIGGFIAFTQLAGGEGDPAADRCAAVTQVQPA; this is encoded by the coding sequence ATGGGCTTGATCCGTGGCCTCTACGACTGGACGATGGCCAAGTCCGCGCATCCCCATGCCCAGTGGTGGCTGGGCTTCATCGCCTTTATCGAATCCTCGTTCTTCCCCATTCCTCCGCACCCGCTGCTGGGGCTGATGTGCCTGGCCGAGCCGCGCAAGGCGCTGCGCTTTGCCTTTATCTGCACCGCCTTTTCCGTGCTCGGCGGGCTGTTCGGCTATGCCATCGGCTATTTTCTCTATGACGCGGTGGGTGCCTGGCTGCTCGGCGCGCTGGGCCTGACCGACAGCTTCGCGCCCGCCGCCTGCTACCTGCGCGAACACGACTGGGAAGTGATCGTGGTGGCCGGCACCACGCCGGTGCCATTCAAGCTGCTGACGATCACCGCCGGCTTCATCCACATGAACCTGACGACCTTCATCCTCGCCTCCATTGCCGGGCGCGGGCTGATCTTCATGACCGTGGGCGTGCTGTTCCGCGTGTTCGGCGCGCCGATCAAGCGCTTCATCGACAAGTACCTGGGCACGCTGACCGCCGTGTTCGTGGTGTTGGTAATCGGCGGATTCATCGCCTTTACCCAGCTTGCCGGCGGCGAAGGCGATCCCGCGGCCGACCGCTGCGCCGCCGTCACCCAGGTCCAGCCCGCCTGA